The window AAAAGATCCTTGGGAtgcaaaaaagaagaatatgATATTAACAACCAACAATCTCTTTCGCCTAAAGATACCAACAAGGATTTCTTTCTTATTTACTTTATATAATTCCTGTCTTGTAGGAAATTCAGCTTCTTCATTTTTTGCTGTTTGTTACCCTGTGGGCTGCAGGGAATTCTGCCTCTTCTATGTTATTACCTTGTCTTCCATcacaatcttttttgttttttccttgaaaagaaATCAATGCGACTGTATATTTAGTACCTCGACAACCTTACAAAGTGTAATCACAAGTTCTAGCTATCACTACAAGAGAGCAAGTCAAGTAAGCAAATGGTTACAAGCTGCAAACAACACAAAACTTCATAGGAAGCTCAAGGTCATAGTCTCTACTCAGTACTCTCCATGACAGATCATCAATGCCAACGAACAGTTGATGATGATTTGCATTTGTGATCAGGTGTTGGCTACTGTGAAAATTCAAATGCCTCTGAAGTGCTTGAGATTGATCATTCACGTCTCTTGAATTCTGCGTAATCTTCAAATAACATGATCAGAAGTAGAGAGGTTCTAAATTTATTGTATAAAGATAGTGCTCAATACCACCAATTCAAGATCGTCAGGTATCTATAGCTTTATAGGATTTCCATTCCAGAATGTTGGCTTTCGCTCTAGAAATGCAGGAGGTCTTTGGTAGACAACCGATGCAGCCCTAATCAATATTGAAGCAGtgatagcccatactgtatacATTTTACTCCCTGACTGATAATCAAAGAAGTGAAGTAGATACTTGTCTCCCATCCATTCTTTCTCCTGCTCCCTCCGGTTCTCATCCTGTATTCACCACCAGAAAAGAGAAGCCTGTGAGAACTGAGAAATGCTtctgaaatttaatttcaaagtgtaattgataaaaatcaaactagaGTAAAACCTTAAGAAACATTTCTAAGGGAACATCAAATACTGTTTCCACTTCATTCACATTTGGAGCTGGATTGAATGCCTTCTTATCGAACAGGATGCCGACCACAGGAACCACAGTCATAGCATACTGCATTTGGAACCGAGATTTAGtctaaaaataaactcataCACAAACAAAGAGAACAAATAAGCACTCTGCCTGTAACTTCAATCAATAATCTGAAGAAAAATGACAGGACAACAAAGAGGCTCGAAAATTTATCATTCCAGATTCAAGAAATAGAATCATGAGATTAGTTTAAACATTTCCATAAGTTGTTAAAGATCGAACTTTATTATGTCTTCCTCTCATAGTTGACAACTTAAAACAGCAAATGCCCTAAATATCAGTATCATGAGCAAAGACTCAAACCCATGATATTCTACTCAAACTTTCCTATTATGCCAATATATTAcccattttggttttttttatgtcttctcTTTCCacataattaaaatcaactgtATATCTTGCAACTATTTATTCTGTTCCAAGAgtgttaaaatgatatgaaagtatctataattaacaaataaataatataactaATCTATATCAAACAAATCTTTGACCCTCAAGAATGGTTAAGAATAATGACTAGAAATGAATTTGCTTATTTAAACACAATCTAACCTTTGTCATGAATGGTTCAAGAACAGTAACAACATTAACAAGAGAAGGGTCCAAGCCAATCTCCTCTGTAGCCTCCCTCAAGGCAGTCTCTACATCATCAGCATCTCCTTCCTCCCTTTCCCCCCCAGGCAAGGAAACTTCACCTGCAATAGAACACAAcccatttcttctttctttaaaacatcACATAGCCATCAATACAAGTGTACAACCCAGTAAAAACGATGACTTGATAGTTAAATTAACATAAGGAAAAACTCTCTTCTGTACCAGAATGAGAAGAAAGTCTTGAAGAGCGTTCTGTTAGGATCACACGCAGATCTCCATCATTTCCTTCAAATATACATATAAGAACTGcagctgtttttgtttttgcacatCGTGGGATCTCATTTTGTCTTCTTGTCGGGTTGTTTAAAGAATCAGGAGGTTTATAGAGACGAAGCTGTTGAGCTAAAGATAACAGTTTCTGGGATTTTTCACTCATGTTATTGTTTGGTTGGTCTCTGTTGTCTTAGTTATGACTTATGACTTCTTGtcaatttcctttttcttaaaacttaaaaaagttaataaatttctttcttttgtagCAATCAATTTTGAGAACTAATTTTCCGACtctcaaattgaaaaattagcATCGCTCGTGCTCCATCATTTAAGATGGTTGGTGGGGGAGCACATGAAAGAGCTGGTTGAGGTGAGAACTACCTAGGAATTGTTAGGCTCGGGCCACGGTCCACGGTCCACGGTCCATCAACATTTTGTAGATTTTGATAAATTCACCTCCGCTGTATAAGTTTCTGGACCAGAGAAAACAAAGGTAGATAGAGAAGAAAACAAGAGCAAACATGCTatattcttttcctttcatcttTCATCTAATTCTTTCTACAGCTTGTCTGAAGTCTAAACTAAATGAGAAGTAAATGTTTGTTCTCTAAACAACAAATCATGTTTCCAAAATGTGGGAAACAATACTTGTACAATTTGCGGAGAAGCATAACTCTAAGACAAAAGAACATTTTTACCTAAAGTAGCATCTATGAAAATCAAAGCTTTTATTTGTAGAGGCAAGCAGTTTAAGATTCCACAAGCGGCTTCAACTCTACTGTTATAGAGCCAAGTCAACAAAAGCAGGCATTCGGTACACTTCATTAGACTGAAGAAGTGCAATGCTGTTTATTAACAGCTGTGTAAGCTTTAGCGGTAGCAtcagttcaatcaagaacttcGCTGCAGAAAAACTCTAAGTCATTCAATAGAATTAGCTGCAGTTGGAAGAAGACAAATGCAATTCACTCCCCAGGAAGAATTTGTTGAAATTTGATCCAGTTAACTCCTTGCCTCTTAAGTAATCAGTCTCCTCAATTTACAATTTCCTAAAGGATAATATTGCATTCTGCCTATCTACTGACAATGCTATTTAGTGCATACATTTGAATAACTTAACTGGTTCAACACGCGTGGGCTGTGAGGGTTTTTATTGAGGAAGGATGATTATTCCGAGAATCTGAGTACAATCCAACAATAGTTTTCCTGAATTATTCAGCGCGTCACTGTATCATTGCTTGCACCTTTAGGTAACTTGAACCTTGGATTCTGCTCCACAAAAGCTGGTGGCCGTTGGTAGACCACTGAAGCAGCTTTGATCAAAATCCCAGCAGTTAAACCCCATATCAAGAACTTTTTATTCCCCGTTTCATAGTCAAAGAAATGAATCAGATACTTTTCTCCCATCCACTCTCTCTCCTCTACTCGTCGATTTTCATCCTGAACAAAATATTTCATGAATAGTTATTTATAAGCAAACCTAATGGTTAAGTCAATTAATAAAAGCGAAAGACTTTAACCTTAATGAACATTTCCAAGGGAGCATCAAATACTGCTTCCACTTCAGCGGGATTTGGGGTGGGCTTGAAAGCCTTCTTATTGGTTAGAATGCCTATAACAGGAATCACTCTCAGAAGATGCTGCAAAGAAAAGCAATCATtgctaaaactaaaaaaaattgacaataacAGCTTAATTTTTTGTGATATCTAACAGACACTTTTCAGACAATTCAAATGCTAATTAGTTAAATACAGTGTCTGTCCAGATCCAAGCAATGCACATATAGAGCACACATCATAGTTATTGACAGCGGTATTATATTGATAttgattattaaaacaaaagatgaCTGTGTCAAAATCAGAATACCAGTCAGGAAATCCATGACTGAAGTTCTGTGGGTAACAGATTTTGGATCCTGGCCTAGAACTCATCATGGCATATGATGTTTCAGCTAAAAGAAAGCAGAAATGAGAGTGGAGTAGAGAATGCACATGTGATAAAAATGAGTGTTCTTTTCCTACATAATTTCTCATATAATGAATTGTCCTATATATTTAATGCCGATTATCATGGTTTCGTTGCAGAAAATAGCTAGACAGCTAACAGAAGCATCCTTTTGCACCGTTCTGAAATCTCATGGTTAGGAGGTTGTTCACCTTAAATGCCCTGACTTTAGAATAAAATTTGTTCATGTCAAAAGAGAAAGCAAAATGTGCGATAGAAAGGAGCCACTAAACTTTCAAACAACCTCATGATACATAAATGATGGATGGCAGTACAGATTGTGAACAGTTTACAATTATGAGATGCAACACATCTGTGTTTGCCAGTCTCGTTTAGGAAGCATTCTAGCATTGTCTTCATAACTTCCAGATATGATAAACTTATTAATGGAAGCATTCCTCGACTACCTATTCTTTGAAAGGTATAAAACAATTCATTTCAAATATACTAGACCAACCACCATGACATACTTATATGGCGAGAAGTAGTATCAAGATCACTTATATGAAGAATAATGGTGAGTGAAACTTTCTAGTAACTGTCAAAATGCTATGTGGTAGGTCCAACACCATGTCAATCCCACTTACAGGCTAAATGGAAAcatcaaaattgaataaatgGGAAAGTAAAAGAGGAAATAAATCCTGCCTAGAAAATCTCTATGAACCCATCAAATtttatccccccccccccccccccctcacaAGGTTCATTAAGGTTTGACAATAATTCTCACCTTACTTTATGGTAATCTTATGTTGAGACAATACCTAGGTTTCATTCCACAAGGGTCACTATGGGTCTAAACCTCAAGCTGTCAACCAATATTACAAGAACAACTCCCCTGTCCCAGAGTCAATCATACAGGGTAGTCGGTCAAATGAAATAATGTGCAAATCAGCAGAAACCATCATCCATAAAAGACAGAAAGTCCATAAATTCCAAGAGCATAGAAGAAGCATCCTTTTCATACCTTAGACAAAAATGGTTCAAGAACAGTAACAACATTCACAAGTGAGGGATCTAAACCAATTTCCTCCTTCGCTTCCCTTGTTGCCGTCTCAAAATCATCCTTATCACTCTCATCTGCTTTTCCCCCAGGTAAGGAAACTTCACCTGCAACCAAAAACACCCAGTTAGTGGAGTGAACAATCAACAACCGCTCCCTATACCTTAGTCATTGGTGTTGCCATTACATTTTCACTGCTTGGCcacaaaaagagaaaagaacagCAAATTTCAACCTCAAGTCTTCATTAACAAATGATAACCAAAAGCTTTGTATTATACAAGACTCAAATTGTCCAACTAATTGAACCTCAGACAACTACCTTAACCACTCAAGCGAATTGtcaagtttttgaaaattatttcctTTCTCCAATTCTTTCAAATTCTCTTAAGTTCAACAACCTTTTCTCTATCTGATCACTTCAACAATGCATGACAAAAAGACAAAATGATTCCAATTTTAAACCTTGCTTGAACATTTGTTTAAGCATATAACAATTCAGTTGAGCTGCGTTCAAAAAATTTGACCTTAGGGGTAAAACTCAAAAGAGAGCAATAagattcaattctttttatctTCTACAGCCTTACTCGTATCTTTATCCAGTCTCATCACTCAAGTTGAGACTTATAATTTAAGAGCAATTACTATTAACTACATTATgcaaaaaactctatttttcatcatgaattacaacagaaatgaaaattttggCACATGCATCACCAACCAAACAAAGAGCATCCAAAAGTCAGCCAGCCGCAATAACCATTCATTCAACTGAATTAACAACAGATTCCCAGAGTTAAGGAAAGAATATCTGCAAACAATCAGCATTCAAAATCTCCAATTCTTCTcataagaagagagagagagagagagagagagagagagagagagaaggaaaaaaaccactAACCTGAATGAGTAGACAATTTGGAGGATCTCTTAGTCAAAATGACACGAAAATCACCAGCATCACCTTCAAAGATGCAGACCAAAACCGCAGCTCTATTGGGTCTAAACCTTTCAGGGTCTTTAACAATTGAGGTTGCAGATTCTTGAAACCCCACTTGGGGAACAACTTTACCTGCACTTTCCTCTATGTTTTGCTCTTCAATTTCATCTGGTGATAGAGAGGGTGGCTTGTAGAAGCGAAGCTGCTGGGCCAAAGCCACAAGTCTTTGTGATCCATAAGAGTCCATGACTGTAAAGATTGGTGCTTTATGCAGTGATGAAGACAGTAATAGCTTTGTTCTCAACAATGAAATCATGGGCTGATGATTTTTGGCATAATAGGACGATTTATAAGAGAATCAATAGCTTTGCTTGATCGGTGATTTTTGCTAAGTATGCATTAAAGgagggagttttttttttttttttttcccttcaatggGTTTTAACAAATGTAGGAGGccattcaattcaatccctGTATCTTATTGAAAGTGGAAACTAACTTTTTAACCCCTGTGGTAAAGGATGCACTCCTTTCTACAATGAAAAAGAggattattaatttgatataatcaaataaataaattattatgtatGCTGATTTATAGAAGTTtcaaactgaaaaacaaaacaacccaGTCTTATGAGATTATTGTTGTTTTCAATTGAAGCATCATTAATTATGTTCTTTTAGaagcaatattattattaacaataattaagTTGCTCATACGATTACTTTTAAACAATGAGATTACATCTCTTCCTAATCATTTCTTAtatcatttagatttttttttcgtaTCTTATTTTTGAATTCAAACCATAAACGATTGTGTGGGAGATCATTTTCAA of the Populus nigra chromosome 7, ddPopNigr1.1, whole genome shotgun sequence genome contains:
- the LOC133699827 gene encoding nudix hydrolase 15, mitochondrial-like gives rise to the protein MSEKSQKLLSLAQQLRLYKPPDSLNNPTRRQNEIPRCAKTKTAAVLICIFEGNDGDLRVILTERSSRLSSHSGEVSLPGGEREEGDADDVETALREATEEIGLDPSLVNVVTVLEPFMTKYAMTVVPVVGILFDKKAFNPAPNVNEVETVFDVPLEMFLKDENRREQEKEWMGDKYLLHFFDYQSGSKMYTVWAITASILIRAASVVYQRPPAFLERKPTFWNGNPIKL
- the LOC133699826 gene encoding nudix hydrolase 15, mitochondrial-like — protein: MISLLRTKLLLSSSLHKAPIFTVMDSYGSQRLVALAQQLRFYKPPSLSPDEIEEQNIEESAGKVVPQVGFQESATSIVKDPERFRPNRAAVLVCIFEGDAGDFRVILTKRSSKLSTHSGEVSLPGGKADESDKDDFETATREAKEEIGLDPSLVNVVTVLEPFLSKHLLRVIPVIGILTNKKAFKPTPNPAEVEAVFDAPLEMFIKDENRRVEEREWMGEKYLIHFFDYETGNKKFLIWGLTAGILIKAASVVYQRPPAFVEQNPRFKLPKGASNDTVTR